GGAGCGCCCGTGCGGTCTCGCGGCCGGGCCCGGAGCATGCTCACGGGTGGCTCCGGCTCCGAGCGAGGCGATCGAGGGGTCCCGCCAGGCGGGACGGGCTCACTCGTCGTCCGAGTCAGTCGCGGGTTCGGGCGCCCGGACGTGCCAGCCGTCGTCGTAGTGCGGGCAGCGGCGGGCCGACAGGCAGCCGGCCGCGGCCCGCACCAGTCGCCGGGCGATGTCCTCATCGAGCAGGGCCTGATGCGAGCAGGGTTCGCACCGAGCCGCCTCGCTGTACAACGCCATCCCGCTCTCCTCCCTGCCGTGCCGTCCGGGCATGTCCGCCCATCGGCCGCCACGGGCGCCGATCGTAGCCAGTCGATCACCTGTTGAGACGAGTTCGCGACTCGCCACGGTCGTTCGGCCGTCAAATATGAAGCCTTTTTGACTTCTCGTTGGGTTTTTGCAACATTACGTTGCGTGAGCCCAGTCCGTCGGGGGAAAGACCTGCCGATCTTCAATCGGATACAGGTGCTGCGGACGGAACGCGGGCTGTCGAGAGTGGCATTGGCGAAGGAGGTCGAGGTGAATCCCCAGACGATCGGCGCGCTAGAGCGCGGCGATCACTATCCGAGCCTCGACCTCGCCCTGCGGATCTGCGAGGTCTTCGGACTGCCCGTCGAGGCGGTCTTCAGCCGGACGCCGTTCACACCGTTGTCCGAGGAGCTCTACGGCAGACGGGGCGGATCGTGAGAAGACCCGCGGAACTGCGACGGCGCTACCACGAGATCCGTGTCGCCGCGCATCGACGCCGCCTGGAGCGGCTGGGCCGCACCCTGCCAGGCTGGCGCGACCGGGCTCACCGCAGGCCGCTGGCGGTCGCCTGCGGAGCGACCGCGCTCGCAGGTGCCGTCGTCGCCGTGGCCTCGGGCGGCGAGCCCGGCTCGCAT
This genomic stretch from Actinoalloteichus hoggarensis harbors:
- a CDS encoding helix-turn-helix transcriptional regulator → MSPVRRGKDLPIFNRIQVLRTERGLSRVALAKEVEVNPQTIGALERGDHYPSLDLALRICEVFGLPVEAVFSRTPFTPLSEELYGRRGGS